One window from the genome of Streptomyces cadmiisoli encodes:
- a CDS encoding ferredoxin → MKVIVDHDKCCGAGNCVLSAPEVFDQSDQDGTVLLLDPEPAEEHRSAVEDAVTACPGTAISVIDA, encoded by the coding sequence ATGAAGGTCATCGTTGATCACGACAAGTGCTGCGGCGCCGGGAACTGCGTGCTGTCCGCGCCGGAGGTGTTCGACCAGTCCGACCAGGACGGCACCGTCCTCCTGCTCGACCCCGAACCCGCCGAGGAGCACCGTTCGGCGGTCGAGGACGCCGTCACCGCCTGTCCCGGCACCGCCATTTCCGTCATAGACGCATGA
- a CDS encoding cytochrome P450 — translation MTQSLLHQILDYANRADPYPLYEELRKTPVHHDEGGPYVIGTYYEIRSLLHDPRISSDASNLASTAGDPLAESSQGDSALPPSFLRLDPPEHDRLRRMTNRPFGPPHSPHRVDGMRPELHEIVTGLIDGIGDTDRIDLVEAVSYPFPVTVICRLLGVPREDEARFHSWADTIAASLDPDPDADPAERGKVAHDARMQLGMYLAGLIEERRKNPGDDMLSELATAKGPDGAMTTMELLSTAALLLIAGHETTVNLVTNGMLTLLRHPDVLRRLRAEPRLAVPLVEELLRYEPPVQLVPQRTTLADIEVHGVTIPKGASLWLVLASGNRDPKRFENPDRFDPDRRDNQHLGLGSGIHSCFGAPLARLEAQTALAELARRLENPRLLEDPPPYRQNAVLRGPRHLPIACDGIRP, via the coding sequence ATGACGCAATCCCTGCTGCACCAGATCCTGGACTACGCCAACCGCGCCGACCCGTACCCGCTCTACGAGGAGTTGCGGAAGACGCCGGTCCACCACGACGAGGGCGGGCCGTACGTCATCGGCACCTACTACGAGATCCGCAGCCTGCTGCACGACCCGCGGATCAGCTCCGACGCGAGCAACCTGGCGTCGACGGCCGGCGACCCGCTGGCCGAGTCGTCCCAGGGGGACAGCGCCCTGCCGCCGAGTTTCCTGCGGCTCGACCCGCCGGAGCACGACCGGCTGCGGCGGATGACCAACCGGCCCTTCGGCCCGCCGCACTCCCCGCACCGGGTCGACGGGATGCGCCCGGAGCTGCACGAGATCGTCACGGGCCTCATCGACGGCATCGGCGACACCGACCGGATCGACCTCGTGGAAGCGGTGTCGTACCCCTTCCCCGTGACGGTGATCTGCCGGCTGCTCGGTGTGCCGCGTGAGGACGAGGCCCGCTTCCACAGCTGGGCGGACACCATCGCGGCGAGCCTGGACCCCGATCCGGACGCGGATCCCGCCGAGCGGGGCAAGGTCGCCCACGACGCCCGTATGCAGCTGGGCATGTACCTGGCCGGTCTGATCGAGGAACGCCGCAAGAACCCCGGCGACGACATGCTCTCCGAACTGGCCACGGCCAAGGGCCCGGACGGCGCGATGACCACGATGGAACTGCTCAGCACGGCCGCGCTGCTGCTGATCGCGGGGCACGAGACCACCGTCAACCTCGTCACCAACGGGATGCTGACCCTGCTGCGCCACCCCGACGTGCTGCGACGCCTGCGCGCGGAGCCGCGGCTCGCGGTGCCCCTCGTCGAGGAGCTGCTGCGCTACGAACCGCCGGTGCAGCTCGTGCCGCAGCGCACCACTCTCGCCGACATCGAGGTCCACGGCGTGACCATCCCCAAGGGCGCCTCCCTGTGGCTGGTCCTCGCGTCCGGCAACCGCGACCCGAAGCGCTTCGAGAACCCGGACCGCTTCGACCCCGACCGCCGGGACAACCAGCATCTCGGCCTGGGCAGCGGCATCCACAGCTGCTTCGGCGCGCCGCTCGCCCGGCTGGAGGCCCAGACGGCCCTGGCGGAGCTGGCCCGCCGGCTGGAGAATCCGCGGCTGCTGGAGGACCCGCCCCCGTACCGGCAGAACGCGGTACTGCGCGGCCCGCGGCATCTGCCCATCGCCTGCGACGGGATCCGTCCGTAG